TGCCAAGAGCGTCATGTACTATGTGGACAATCCGGCAATCAAGTCGGTGGTGGCCGTGCCAATGATCGACCATGCCTCTGGACTCCGCGTGGGAGCCTTGGTCATGGATTCCGTGTACCCGAATGCGTTTAACGACATGACGGCCAATGCGCTCAAGTTTATCGCAAGCGCCATTTCGATGCTTGACTACAAGGGATTCTATTCGGCCCAGAAGCATATTGCCTTGCAGCAGTATGGCGGACTTTACAGCTACCTGCGCAAGTTCTTCCAGAACATGTCGGTCAAGGATATCTACAAGCAGATTATCAATTACGTGAAGGCGAACATGGCTTACGACCGCCTCACGATTCTTGCCATGGATCCGGGCGACGACATGAATGGCAGCGTGGTATACTGCGACGGTGTAGATGCCGAGCAGTTTGCGAACAAGAAGTTTACGCTTTCGGACAAGGGCGTATTTGTGCTCTCCCTGATGCGCAACCGCCCCATGGAACGTTCGTTCTTGCCGGGCTTCAAGGATTACCTGCCGCGCTTGAACGATTCGGAACGCAAGAACCTGAACCTGCGCCAGATCTTGGTAATGCCTATTGCGGCGGAGCATGGCTCTGACACCGCTGAAATTGCAATTTGCCTTGAAAGTAGCAGCTCCATGCCGTATAACGATCATGAAAAGGAACTGCTCAAGGCCTTTGCCGGCGTTGCAGGCTTTGCCTACAATCGCGCCCGCAAGTTTGAACTGGGTTGCGACCAGGCCATGCGCGACGGCCATACGGGTCTCATCAACAAGAAGACCATGTTTGAAAAGTTGCGCTCCGAAAAGATTCGCGCAGACCGCAGCAAGTATAGCATTGGCCTCTTGATGATGGATATTGACCACTTCAAGCATGTGAACGATACCTATGGTCACCCGATTGGTGACGTGGTCATCAAGGGCATTGCCGACACCATCAGTAAAGAAATCCGCGGCGAAATCGACGTGGTGGCACGTTTTGGCGGCGAAGAATTCGTGGTAGCCTTGATCGATACCGATTCCGAAGGCATGGTCGAAACCGCAGAACGCATCCGCAAGTCGGTCGAAAAGCTCGTATTCGATGTGCACCAGGCTGACCCCTTGCGCGTAACGGTAAGTATCGGAGCCTTCTTGCTGACGCAGAACTTTAATGGCGATTTGGAAAAGGCCATCAATAATGCCGACCAGGCTTTGTATCGCGCTAAGGAAGGCGGTCGTAACCAAGTCGTGCAGTTCGAAAAACAAGAATCTGAACCCGTGAGTGTATAGCATGTTTACTGCGCTCGATTGGATTGTCTTAGTCGCATACTTGTTACTCTCAATCGCGATCGGCTTGTTTGTCTCGCGCGGTAATAAGAATTTGAAGGAATACATGCTGGGCGGCGGCTCCATTCCGTGGGTGGCCGTGGGCATTAGCCTTATTGCAACGTCTGTGAGTGCTACCACGTTCCTGGGCGCGCCTGCCGATGTCTATGGCGACAACATGACGTTCCTCATGTTCCAGATTGGTGCCTTCATTAGCATTGTGGTGGTGGGGCTTATCTTTATTCCCAAGTTCCGTACTTCTGGCATTAATAGCGCCTACGAACTTTTCGAAGTCCGCTTTTCCAGGCCCGTGCGCAGGCTTGCCGCCATATTCTATTGTCTGCACTTGCTGCTCCGTACGGGAATCCTCTTGTATGCGCCGTCGCTTGTGCTTGCGCAGATTCTGCATATCGACTTGAAACTTGCGATTATCGTGTCGGCGGCGGTGGCCATATTCTACACTTGGTTCGGCGGCATCAAGGCGGTCATTTGGACTGACGTGATGCAGTTCGTGGTGTTCTTTGGCGGTGGCGTGCTGGTACTGATTCTCATTTCGAATGCGGTCGGCGGCTTTGGCGAAATGGCGACCCTTGCCAGCGAAGCGGGCAAGACCAAGTGGTGGGACGCCTCGATGGATATCTCGAATGCGCGTACGCTTGTGTCGGCGGGCTTTGCCTATGCGATTCTTGAAATTGCCATTCGCGGTTGTGACCAGCAGTTTGTACAACGCTACCTGAGTTGTAAAGATGTGAAGGCGGCGAACCGTTCGAGCATTCTTTCAATGGTGCTTGGCTGTGCCGTTTCCGTCTTGTTCTACT
This genomic window from Fibrobacter sp. UWB5 contains:
- a CDS encoding sensor domain-containing diguanylate cyclase, whose translation is MSVAEILFVVAGLLLGLAFQGGMFLFLIPFAVVAFVLACMNRPRLAGPNSQQPATAPIPTIFKNRSTTNTPVITPTLQNEFSNAPRGMANEPEAALKVSQVWARANADINRSMTDMLLALKIVVPHVNSVIVFTQMENQKEWGIRNFANDKEISVNLRTRITETSGLLGQLFRSNVNRLLEGDLPGAKSVMYYVDNPAIKSVVAVPMIDHASGLRVGALVMDSVYPNAFNDMTANALKFIASAISMLDYKGFYSAQKHIALQQYGGLYSYLRKFFQNMSVKDIYKQIINYVKANMAYDRLTILAMDPGDDMNGSVVYCDGVDAEQFANKKFTLSDKGVFVLSLMRNRPMERSFLPGFKDYLPRLNDSERKNLNLRQILVMPIAAEHGSDTAEIAICLESSSSMPYNDHEKELLKAFAGVAGFAYNRARKFELGCDQAMRDGHTGLINKKTMFEKLRSEKIRADRSKYSIGLLMMDIDHFKHVNDTYGHPIGDVVIKGIADTISKEIRGEIDVVARFGGEEFVVALIDTDSEGMVETAERIRKSVEKLVFDVHQADPLRVTVSIGAFLLTQNFNGDLEKAINNADQALYRAKEGGRNQVVQFEKQESEPVSV
- a CDS encoding sodium:solute symporter encodes the protein MFTALDWIVLVAYLLLSIAIGLFVSRGNKNLKEYMLGGGSIPWVAVGISLIATSVSATTFLGAPADVYGDNMTFLMFQIGAFISIVVVGLIFIPKFRTSGINSAYELFEVRFSRPVRRLAAIFYCLHLLLRTGILLYAPSLVLAQILHIDLKLAIIVSAAVAIFYTWFGGIKAVIWTDVMQFVVFFGGGVLVLILISNAVGGFGEMATLASEAGKTKWWDASMDISNARTLVSAGFAYAILEIAIRGCDQQFVQRYLSCKDVKAANRSSILSMVLGCAVSVLFYWVGAALYVYYQKAHVAALPEGLGQNDVFPYFIVNGLPVGVTGLIVAAICAAAMSSLSGAINSLGNTSERDFLNWDENAGIGGLKRAKIWTVVWGVLGVFFALFAATQQGSLLKNALFFTGLFTGPLLGMFVLAFYAEKVFGTGAGKLRGWAVVVAVICGMGSLILVQGIPAFGVPAVLGGIFSWPWMPFISMTTTIVVALLVNAVANLLKVRK